In Sulfitobacter albidus, the following proteins share a genomic window:
- a CDS encoding helix-turn-helix transcriptional regulator, with amino-acid sequence MSDTNTSLPKWLAHRRYCTIKDLMRLFEVSRATVDRWHRENPQFPRKHKFGNPFNENYSTRFIVSEVNAYVALVEGDRAEWTRQFDPVDPDPSIGSNDDTNTAPIPSM; translated from the coding sequence ATGTCAGATACGAACACCTCCCTCCCGAAATGGCTTGCACACCGCCGCTACTGCACAATCAAGGACCTCATGCGCCTTTTCGAGGTCTCGCGTGCCACCGTTGATCGGTGGCACCGAGAAAACCCGCAGTTTCCGCGCAAGCACAAGTTCGGTAATCCGTTCAACGAAAATTACAGCACCCGCTTTATCGTGAGCGAGGTGAACGCCTATGTAGCCTTGGTAGAGGGTGACAGAGCGGAGTGGACCAGACAGTTTGATCCCGTAGACCCAGACCCGAGCATTGGTTCGAACGACGACACAAACACAGCGCCGATACCCTCCATGTAG
- a CDS encoding DNA gyrase inhibitor YacG: MACPICDEETVVKYRPFCSRRCADIDLAKWLNGAYATPSQDPEDIEKALDAVDETQQAKPH; the protein is encoded by the coding sequence TGAAGAAACGGTGGTCAAATACCGTCCCTTCTGCTCGCGCCGCTGCGCCGACATCGATCTGGCAAAATGGTTGAACGGCGCCTATGCGACCCCGTCGCAAGACCCCGAAGACATTGAAAAAGCGCTGGACGCGGTTGACGAGACGCAGCAGGCCAAGCCGCACTGA